In Phytoactinopolyspora mesophila, the following are encoded in one genomic region:
- a CDS encoding IclR family transcriptional regulator: protein MPEKTDLKQAETYPNEDMRPDNPVAESGCKRTAAGRVLSLLGAFSSGGGSMTLSEISRYADLSLTTTHRLIREVLDWGGLEVDDTGHYRLSRKILDLASASTQALRLRETALPHLMDLHRRTGLTVNLAVRDGMNVMYLEALRSHPNYTGENRIGGRLRLHITATGLVLLAYADQSVVEEYLREPLKRYTPHTLADVSALTDFLQTVRENRYAIASQFVVMEVSSVAAPVVGVDGTVETAVGMVCPASQHDPHRLVDQVRLTANRISRDLRERKTTPDPRTVDFNRRHAGLI from the coding sequence ATGCCAGAGAAGACAGACCTGAAGCAGGCCGAGACCTATCCGAACGAGGACATGCGGCCGGACAATCCGGTCGCTGAATCGGGCTGCAAACGCACGGCGGCCGGACGAGTCCTTTCGCTGCTGGGAGCCTTCTCGAGCGGGGGCGGCTCGATGACGCTCTCGGAGATCAGCCGCTACGCGGATCTGTCTCTGACCACCACCCACCGACTCATCCGGGAGGTCCTCGACTGGGGTGGTCTGGAGGTTGACGACACAGGCCACTACCGGCTCAGCCGTAAGATCCTCGACCTCGCCTCGGCCTCGACGCAGGCACTCAGGCTGCGTGAGACCGCGCTGCCGCATCTGATGGATCTGCACCGTCGCACCGGCCTGACCGTCAACCTCGCTGTCCGCGACGGCATGAACGTCATGTACCTCGAGGCGCTGCGGTCGCACCCGAACTACACCGGGGAGAACCGGATCGGTGGGCGGCTGCGGCTGCATATCACCGCGACCGGGCTTGTCCTGCTGGCCTACGCGGACCAGAGCGTGGTCGAGGAATATCTTCGCGAGCCGTTGAAGCGGTACACCCCGCACACCCTCGCCGACGTCTCGGCGCTGACAGATTTCCTCCAGACGGTACGGGAGAACAGATATGCCATCGCCTCCCAGTTCGTGGTGATGGAGGTCAGCTCCGTCGCCGCGCCGGTTGTGGGTGTGGACGGCACCGTCGAGACCGCGGTGGGTATGGTGTGTCCCGCGAGTCAGCATGATCCACACCGCCTCGTCGACCAAGTTCGGCTCACCGCCAACCGCATCTCCCGGGATCTGCGCGAGCGGAAGACCACCCCCGACCCGCGCACCGTCGATTTCAACCGCCGTCACGCGGGGCTGATCTGA
- a CDS encoding PIG-L deacetylase family protein: MTANPLLVISAHAGDFVWRAAGAIALATARGERAKVLCLTYGERGESAKAWRAGKNLDEIKELRRTEAANAAGVLGAEIEFLDAGDYPLQETSELVDRIVHVYREVNPSVVLTHPLTDPYNQDHPAAARMALHARVLAQAVGYDAPGEALGAPPVFFFEPHQPEQCDFKPEVLLDITSVFDTKRKAMECLPAQQHMWDYYTDLAKRRGVQLKRNAGPNLGLPHSTMGEAYMRLYPQVTEVLA, translated from the coding sequence ATGACAGCCAACCCGCTACTCGTGATCAGTGCCCACGCGGGCGACTTCGTCTGGCGGGCGGCGGGGGCGATCGCACTGGCCACCGCCCGTGGTGAACGGGCCAAGGTGCTCTGCCTGACCTATGGCGAACGAGGCGAATCCGCGAAAGCGTGGCGGGCGGGTAAGAACCTCGACGAAATCAAGGAGCTTCGCCGGACCGAGGCAGCCAACGCCGCCGGGGTACTCGGGGCGGAGATCGAATTCCTCGACGCCGGGGACTACCCGCTCCAGGAGACCAGCGAACTCGTCGATCGGATCGTGCACGTCTATCGTGAGGTGAATCCGTCGGTGGTTCTCACCCATCCGCTGACCGACCCGTACAACCAGGACCATCCCGCGGCTGCCCGGATGGCCCTGCACGCGAGGGTGCTCGCCCAGGCGGTCGGTTACGACGCACCCGGCGAAGCGCTCGGTGCTCCGCCGGTGTTCTTCTTCGAGCCGCACCAGCCCGAGCAATGTGACTTCAAACCGGAGGTGCTGCTCGACATCACCTCCGTGTTCGACACCAAGCGCAAGGCCATGGAGTGTCTGCCGGCGCAGCAGCACATGTGGGACTACTACACCGACCTCGCCAAGCGGCGCGGTGTGCAGCTCAAGCGGAACGCCGGCCCCAACCTGGGCCTGCCGCACAGCACTATGGGCGAAGCCTACATGCGGCTCTATCCGCAGGTCACGGAGGTGCTGGCGTGA
- a CDS encoding methylenetetrahydrofolate reductase, whose amino-acid sequence MTVDQEAAGSGRRRRDLAALVHDMSYEVMPFESTEHDVLAAVPTSIRLTVTTTQKRGLDATLELTERLLDHGYAVAPHLPARLFIDQAHVRDVVARLREKDVRSVFVIGGDSPTAAGRYADAYSLLQALREADHPFDEVGIGGYPEGHANIPQEAIELALKQKAPMASHLITQMCFDTRTTVSWARRVAEAGIEVPIRVGMPGPVNRQKLVRVSAGLGLGQSARFLRKQQSVLWRFLLPGGYDPTKFAKHLGAEVNRCGTGIRGLHIFTFNELRRTEAWRQKLLALLTGRNEA is encoded by the coding sequence GTGACTGTTGACCAGGAAGCCGCCGGCAGCGGGCGCCGCCGCCGCGATCTCGCGGCGTTGGTGCACGACATGAGCTACGAGGTCATGCCGTTCGAGAGCACCGAGCACGATGTTCTCGCAGCCGTCCCGACGTCAATCCGGTTGACGGTGACGACGACCCAGAAGAGAGGGCTCGACGCCACGTTGGAGCTGACCGAGCGCCTCCTGGACCACGGCTATGCCGTGGCACCGCATCTGCCGGCGCGGTTGTTCATCGACCAGGCTCACGTCCGCGACGTCGTGGCTCGCCTCCGGGAGAAGGACGTGCGGTCGGTGTTCGTGATCGGTGGAGACTCGCCGACGGCGGCCGGCCGCTACGCTGACGCCTACTCACTGTTGCAAGCCCTGCGGGAGGCGGATCACCCCTTCGACGAGGTCGGAATCGGCGGGTATCCAGAAGGGCACGCGAACATTCCCCAGGAGGCCATCGAGCTGGCATTGAAACAGAAGGCTCCGATGGCCAGCCATCTGATCACGCAGATGTGCTTCGACACCAGGACGACGGTGTCGTGGGCCCGGCGGGTGGCCGAGGCCGGCATCGAGGTCCCGATCCGGGTGGGCATGCCAGGTCCGGTCAACCGGCAGAAGCTGGTACGTGTCTCCGCCGGCCTCGGATTGGGGCAATCCGCGCGCTTCCTGCGCAAACAGCAGAGCGTGCTGTGGCGGTTCCTGCTTCCGGGCGGCTACGACCCGACGAAGTTCGCCAAGCACCTGGGTGCGGAGGTCAACAGGTGCGGCACCGGCATCCGGGGATTGCACATCTTCACCTTCAACGAGCTGCGCAGGACCGAGGCGTGGCGGCAGAAGCTGCTGGCCTTGCTCACCGGGAGGAATGAAGCATGA
- a CDS encoding 4-carboxy-4-hydroxy-2-oxoadipate aldolase/oxaloacetate decarboxylase has translation MRNVVVTGPPRADIDAVTKLAEYGVATVHEALGRTGYLGPRLRPVYPGPRVGGTAVTVLCWPGDNLMIHAAVEQCGPGDLLVVTTTSPCTDGSFGELLATSLQSRGVRGLVTTGGVRDVNDLRAVEFPVWSAAVSAQGTVKATPGSVNVPVAVGGQVVRPGDAVLADDDGVMVVPRQDVDEALEAAQTRVDKEQASREAFRAGELGLDRYSLRAKLTELGVRYVTAEEYRT, from the coding sequence GTGAGGAACGTGGTCGTCACCGGCCCGCCGCGGGCGGACATCGACGCGGTCACGAAGCTCGCCGAATACGGCGTCGCCACCGTGCACGAGGCGCTCGGGCGCACCGGATATCTCGGCCCCCGGCTGCGGCCGGTCTACCCCGGCCCGCGCGTCGGCGGCACGGCGGTGACCGTGCTGTGCTGGCCCGGCGACAATCTGATGATCCACGCCGCGGTGGAACAGTGCGGCCCGGGCGATCTGCTCGTCGTCACCACGACGTCGCCATGCACAGACGGCAGCTTCGGTGAACTCCTGGCAACCTCGCTGCAGTCCCGCGGGGTTCGCGGGCTGGTCACCACCGGAGGAGTGCGGGACGTGAACGACCTGCGGGCCGTCGAATTCCCGGTGTGGTCCGCCGCCGTCAGCGCCCAAGGAACCGTCAAGGCGACTCCGGGATCGGTGAACGTGCCCGTGGCCGTGGGCGGTCAGGTGGTCCGGCCCGGTGACGCGGTTCTAGCCGACGACGACGGCGTCATGGTCGTCCCTCGCCAAGACGTCGACGAGGCTCTCGAGGCCGCACAGACACGAGTCGACAAAGAGCAGGCTTCCCGCGAGGCGTTCCGGGCCGGCGAACTCGGCCTCGACCGCTACAGCCTGCGCGCGAAACTCACCGAACTCGGCGTCCGATACGTCACCGCGGAGGAATACCGCACTTAG
- a CDS encoding IclR family transcriptional regulator — MISLHTHGTGTAAEAPAGDGHRTTEHLSQECTTPDDVPQPRRSSVERVHRLLSSFDYEHTHLRLSDLSRRAGLPLSTTHRMVTELLELEILERDENDLLCIGVAVWKFGLLTPKTYGIHRVALPFMQDLYATTRLPVHLGIPQGNQATIVESLRPRGGGRERPRIGQRDPLHMTAVGTALLAFCDNNFQEHYLTNLRNRRGTDTPEVIRRELAQTRACGYAVNKRKTAPRTAIGAPVLDRSGRPLGAVSLVVPAGTATPPYDHLVRKTARAVQRMAWEQGMG, encoded by the coding sequence ATGATCAGCCTGCACACGCACGGGACGGGAACCGCCGCTGAAGCACCGGCGGGCGATGGGCACCGCACCACCGAACACCTGAGTCAGGAGTGCACCACACCGGACGACGTGCCGCAGCCCCGCCGGTCCTCGGTGGAACGGGTTCATCGGCTGCTGTCGTCGTTCGACTACGAACACACCCATCTACGGCTGTCCGACTTGAGCCGCCGAGCGGGTTTGCCGCTGTCGACGACACACCGTATGGTCACTGAACTCCTCGAACTGGAGATACTGGAGCGCGACGAGAACGACCTCCTGTGCATCGGGGTGGCCGTGTGGAAGTTCGGGCTCTTGACACCCAAGACATACGGCATCCATCGGGTGGCCCTGCCCTTCATGCAGGACCTCTATGCCACCACCCGCCTGCCGGTTCACCTCGGTATCCCGCAGGGCAATCAGGCGACGATCGTCGAGAGCCTCCGGCCCCGTGGCGGTGGGCGGGAGCGGCCGCGCATCGGTCAGCGCGACCCGCTGCACATGACCGCCGTGGGGACGGCGCTGCTGGCATTCTGTGACAACAACTTCCAGGAGCACTACCTCACGAACCTGAGGAATCGTCGCGGTACGGACACCCCGGAGGTGATCCGCCGGGAGCTGGCTCAGACCCGCGCCTGCGGCTACGCCGTCAACAAACGCAAGACCGCCCCGCGCACCGCTATCGGCGCACCCGTGCTCGACCGGAGTGGACGACCGTTGGGCGCCGTCTCCCTCGTGGTGCCCGCCGGCACCGCCACGCCTCCGTACGACCATCTCGTCCGGAAAACCGCGCGGGCGGTGCAGCGGATGGCCTGGGAGCAGGGCATGGGCTGA
- the purU gene encoding formyltetrahydrofolate deformylase yields MTEQNPQQDHGRLIVQGADRPGIVSSVSRVLTEHGANIVALDQSSSDPEGGRFFQRTVFHLPKLSMRFDELNEALRTKLGDELGLDFHLVEAKRRKRVAIFVSKADHCLLDLLWRQRRGELSMTVPMVVSNHPDLGEEVRRFEIPFFHVPVEKDSKPAAEKEQLNLLNGNVDLLVLARYMQILSGDFLEELGVPVINIHHSFLPAFMGAGPYLRAKERGVKLIGATAHYVTEDLDEGPIIEQDVIRVSHRESARDLQRKGADVERSVLARAVAWHCEDRIIRDGNTSVVF; encoded by the coding sequence ATGACTGAACAGAACCCGCAACAGGACCACGGGCGGTTGATCGTGCAAGGTGCCGATCGGCCCGGCATCGTGTCGAGCGTGTCGCGCGTGCTCACCGAGCACGGGGCCAACATCGTGGCGCTCGACCAATCGTCGAGCGACCCGGAAGGGGGCAGGTTCTTCCAGCGCACGGTCTTCCATCTGCCGAAGCTATCGATGCGGTTCGACGAGCTGAACGAAGCGCTGCGGACGAAGCTGGGCGACGAGCTCGGGCTCGACTTCCACCTCGTCGAGGCGAAACGACGTAAGCGGGTCGCCATCTTCGTGTCGAAGGCGGATCATTGCCTGCTCGACCTGCTCTGGCGGCAGCGGCGCGGCGAGCTCTCCATGACCGTGCCGATGGTGGTCTCCAACCATCCGGATCTCGGTGAGGAGGTGCGGCGGTTCGAGATCCCGTTCTTCCACGTTCCGGTGGAGAAAGACAGCAAACCGGCCGCGGAGAAGGAGCAGCTGAACCTGCTCAATGGCAACGTCGACCTGCTCGTGCTGGCCCGCTACATGCAGATTCTCTCCGGCGACTTCCTGGAGGAGCTGGGAGTACCGGTCATCAACATCCATCATTCCTTCCTGCCCGCTTTCATGGGCGCCGGCCCGTATCTGCGGGCAAAGGAGCGTGGCGTGAAGCTGATCGGCGCGACCGCTCACTACGTGACCGAAGACCTCGACGAGGGGCCGATCATCGAGCAGGACGTCATCCGTGTCTCGCATCGTGAGTCGGCCCGGGACCTGCAGCGCAAAGGCGCCGACGTGGAACGCAGCGTGTTGGCTCGCGCGGTGGCCTGGCATTGCGAGGACCGGATCATCCGGGACGGAAACACCAGTGTCGTGTTCTAG
- a CDS encoding aldehyde dehydrogenase family protein codes for MAEVLDTSAQVKTGLFIAGKERQTTQLLAVADPGRPGALAGYAAAASEADVADAVSSAKEAFPAWSALPAAERARLMAEAIEGIEEQRDTDAAILSRENGKIVHEAWVDALVFQIRWQLALSLADQVDTGKVLEPAPGIPVTTQVRYQPLGVVTVIVPFNWPIAILGASLPHALLAGNTVIVKPPPTAPLATTRVVQRVAEALPPGVLNVVTGPDENMTGLIQNTDIAKVCFTGSVSGGKKIMEMAARTLTRVTLELGGNDPAVILDDAILDDTHLDRLFAAIYDTTGQICMNAKRVYVHRSRLDEVVDGLAGRLENTVIGYGLHEGTTMGPLHSPAQKAFVDDLIREAKDAGADVREFGQLPAGDDLAGGNYLRPAIVVDPDPGLRVVSEEQFGPVIPVLPFDTDDEALQHANDTWAGLGASVWSTDQNRAGNLATRIAAGYIWINDHGATRLDLRAPFGGMKQSGIGREQGIEGIRAFQDTHATATLDETALGSQTH; via the coding sequence ATGGCTGAAGTGCTCGACACGTCGGCACAGGTGAAGACGGGCCTGTTCATCGCCGGAAAGGAACGACAGACGACACAACTGCTGGCGGTCGCGGATCCGGGCCGGCCGGGTGCACTCGCCGGGTATGCGGCCGCCGCGTCGGAGGCGGACGTCGCGGACGCGGTGTCCTCGGCGAAGGAGGCTTTCCCAGCTTGGTCGGCCTTGCCGGCGGCGGAGCGGGCCAGGCTGATGGCCGAGGCGATCGAAGGTATCGAGGAGCAGCGCGACACCGACGCGGCGATCCTGTCTCGGGAGAACGGGAAGATCGTGCACGAGGCGTGGGTCGACGCGCTCGTCTTCCAGATCCGGTGGCAGCTGGCACTGTCCCTGGCCGATCAGGTCGATACCGGGAAGGTCCTGGAGCCGGCCCCGGGGATCCCGGTGACGACCCAGGTGCGCTATCAGCCGCTGGGCGTGGTCACCGTCATCGTGCCGTTCAACTGGCCGATCGCGATTCTCGGAGCGTCGCTGCCACATGCCCTGCTGGCCGGGAACACCGTGATCGTCAAGCCGCCTCCCACCGCGCCGCTGGCCACCACCCGAGTCGTTCAGCGGGTGGCCGAGGCACTGCCTCCAGGGGTGCTGAACGTCGTCACGGGACCCGACGAGAACATGACCGGCTTGATCCAGAACACCGACATCGCGAAGGTGTGTTTCACCGGCTCCGTGAGCGGCGGCAAGAAGATCATGGAAATGGCGGCGCGGACACTCACCCGGGTGACACTCGAACTCGGCGGCAACGATCCCGCGGTCATCCTCGATGACGCGATCTTGGACGACACCCATCTCGACCGCCTGTTCGCCGCGATCTACGACACCACCGGGCAGATCTGTATGAATGCCAAGCGGGTTTACGTGCACCGGTCGCGGCTGGACGAGGTCGTCGACGGGCTCGCCGGCCGGCTGGAGAACACAGTCATCGGCTACGGGCTGCACGAAGGCACCACCATGGGCCCACTGCATTCACCGGCGCAGAAGGCATTCGTCGACGACCTCATCCGCGAAGCGAAGGACGCGGGGGCTGACGTGCGCGAGTTCGGTCAGCTGCCGGCTGGGGACGACCTAGCGGGTGGCAACTACCTGCGGCCCGCGATCGTCGTCGATCCCGACCCCGGCCTACGAGTTGTCAGCGAGGAGCAGTTCGGTCCCGTCATCCCCGTGCTGCCTTTCGACACCGATGACGAGGCTCTGCAACACGCCAACGACACCTGGGCCGGTCTGGGTGCGTCCGTCTGGAGCACCGATCAGAACCGTGCCGGCAATCTCGCGACACGCATCGCCGCAGGGTACATCTGGATCAACGACCACGGCGCCACCCGCCTTGACCTGCGCGCCCCGTTCGGGGGCATGAAGCAATCCGGCATCGGGCGCGAACAAGGCATCGAGGGCATCCGGGCGTTCCAAGACACCCATGCCACCGCCACTCTGGACGAAACAGCGCTCGGGAGCCAGACACATTGA
- the ligA gene encoding protocatechuate 4,5-dioxygenase subunit alpha → MVDANERRTESRTKARDDYLLDIEHARRGYALNRMCGSLMHAENRSRFSADEAAYCDEFGLSPEQKHAVLERDWTAMMDLGGSIFYTFKLAMLDKKSMQYLGGVFTGMSTEEFIEAMQSGGRKFG, encoded by the coding sequence GTGGTCGACGCTAACGAACGGCGAACGGAGTCGCGGACGAAGGCACGCGACGACTACCTGCTCGACATCGAGCACGCCCGGCGGGGCTACGCCCTCAACCGGATGTGCGGCTCGCTCATGCATGCCGAGAACCGAAGCCGGTTCAGCGCGGATGAGGCGGCCTATTGCGACGAGTTCGGGCTCTCGCCCGAACAGAAACACGCCGTCCTGGAGCGTGATTGGACGGCGATGATGGACCTCGGCGGGTCCATCTTCTACACGTTCAAGCTCGCCATGCTGGACAAGAAGTCGATGCAGTACCTCGGCGGTGTGTTCACCGGAATGTCCACCGAAGAGTTCATCGAGGCAATGCAATCAGGAGGGCGGAAGTTTGGCTGA
- a CDS encoding aminomethyl transferase family protein produces MERESLETAIQRVGTPVDLLRNSAVRPHTFPVAPEFTNWRTEQKAWRRSCVLFDQSHHMTDLYISGKDALRLLSDFGVNSFASFTPGKAKQYVAVNPDGQLIGDAILFRLDDELFDVVGHPTVPNWLQYRAETGGYDVSIERDDNSYDRPSGPPSVYRYELQGPAAYQLIEKLTGEPVPDVRFFNMTELTIAGHRVRALRHGMAGQPGLELFGPWAEGQDVLAAILAAGPEFGLVRAGAKAYSTANLESGWIPTVVPAIFGPRMRGYRDWLDANALGSLGGSMDSPDISEYYVTPYDLGYGRHIKFDHDFLGRQALERIAAQPRRTKVTLVWNPDDVAAVTRSLYEPGVPAKYIEMPKARYAFFQVDKVLRAGEQVGMSLDAGYIATEQDFVSLATVDIGAAEPGTEVSVVWGEKPNTAKPAVETHRQVEIRATVAPAPYVREVRDSYRAARPL; encoded by the coding sequence ATGGAACGCGAGAGTCTCGAAACTGCTATTCAGCGGGTTGGAACACCGGTAGACCTGTTGCGCAACTCGGCCGTTCGTCCGCACACCTTCCCGGTCGCACCGGAATTCACCAACTGGCGCACGGAGCAGAAGGCGTGGCGCCGCTCGTGTGTGCTGTTCGACCAATCACACCATATGACCGACCTCTATATCAGCGGCAAGGACGCACTGAGGCTGCTGAGCGATTTCGGCGTCAACAGCTTTGCCTCGTTCACACCTGGCAAAGCCAAGCAGTACGTGGCTGTGAATCCGGACGGGCAGCTGATCGGTGACGCCATCCTCTTCCGTCTCGACGACGAACTGTTCGATGTCGTCGGTCATCCAACCGTGCCGAACTGGCTGCAATACCGCGCCGAGACCGGCGGGTACGACGTCAGCATCGAACGTGACGACAACTCCTACGACCGGCCTTCCGGCCCGCCTTCGGTCTACCGCTACGAACTGCAGGGACCGGCCGCGTATCAGCTGATCGAGAAGCTCACCGGCGAGCCCGTTCCCGACGTCAGGTTCTTCAACATGACCGAGCTCACGATCGCCGGACACCGTGTGCGTGCGCTTCGCCATGGCATGGCCGGTCAGCCTGGTCTGGAGCTGTTCGGACCGTGGGCCGAAGGCCAGGACGTGCTGGCCGCCATCCTCGCCGCGGGGCCGGAGTTCGGCCTGGTCCGGGCCGGCGCCAAGGCCTACTCGACGGCGAACCTGGAGTCCGGCTGGATTCCCACCGTTGTTCCCGCCATCTTCGGTCCGCGGATGCGTGGCTACCGGGACTGGCTCGACGCGAACGCGCTCGGTTCACTCGGCGGCAGCATGGACTCGCCCGACATCTCCGAGTACTACGTCACGCCGTACGACCTCGGTTACGGGCGCCATATCAAGTTCGACCACGACTTCCTGGGGCGGCAAGCACTCGAGCGGATCGCCGCGCAGCCCCGCCGGACCAAGGTGACCCTGGTGTGGAATCCGGACGACGTGGCCGCGGTGACCCGCTCGTTGTATGAGCCCGGCGTGCCCGCGAAGTACATCGAGATGCCCAAGGCGCGCTACGCGTTCTTCCAGGTCGACAAGGTGCTACGCGCCGGTGAGCAGGTGGGCATGTCGCTGGACGCCGGCTACATCGCCACCGAGCAGGACTTCGTCTCGCTGGCCACCGTCGACATCGGAGCAGCCGAGCCGGGCACCGAGGTGTCGGTGGTGTGGGGAGAGAAGCCGAACACAGCCAAGCCGGCCGTCGAGACGCATCGGCAGGTCGAGATCCGGGCCACCGTCGCCCCGGCTCCGTATGTACGCGAAGTCCGCGACTCGTATCGAGCGGCACGACCGCTCTAG
- a CDS encoding class III extradiol dioxygenase subunit beta, whose product MADIIWGLATSHVPSIGAAMDNHKTEDPYWKPLFDGYAPARRWMAEHPPDVAVIVYNDHANSIDMDLVPTFAVGTAAAYDVADEGWGRRPVPPVIGAPELSEHLVRELLDSSFDIATCNRLDVDHGLTVPLSVYCPEPGDAWPCAVVPVLVNVIQSPQPTAARCYEFGKAIGQAIRSFPQDTKVAVFGTGGMSHQLAGARAGLINEEFDRRFLQAIENDPESLAALSREDYVREAGTEGIEMIMWLVMRGAMSERISRVHDTYHVPASNTAAALALFQDLGDREPAAV is encoded by the coding sequence TTGGCTGACATCATCTGGGGTCTTGCCACCTCGCATGTGCCGTCCATCGGTGCGGCGATGGACAACCACAAGACCGAAGATCCCTACTGGAAGCCGCTGTTCGACGGCTACGCGCCCGCACGCAGGTGGATGGCCGAACACCCGCCGGACGTCGCGGTGATCGTTTACAACGACCACGCCAACTCCATCGACATGGACCTCGTGCCCACGTTCGCCGTGGGTACCGCCGCCGCCTACGACGTCGCCGATGAGGGATGGGGCCGACGGCCGGTGCCACCGGTGATCGGCGCCCCGGAGTTGAGCGAGCACCTCGTTCGCGAGCTGCTGGACTCGTCGTTCGACATCGCCACCTGCAACCGGCTCGATGTCGACCACGGGCTGACCGTGCCGCTGTCCGTCTACTGCCCGGAGCCGGGAGACGCCTGGCCGTGCGCCGTCGTTCCGGTGCTCGTCAACGTCATTCAATCCCCCCAGCCGACCGCCGCCCGCTGCTACGAGTTCGGCAAGGCGATCGGCCAAGCCATCAGGTCATTCCCGCAAGACACGAAGGTCGCCGTCTTCGGCACCGGCGGGATGTCCCACCAGCTGGCCGGCGCCCGGGCGGGATTGATCAACGAGGAGTTCGACCGCCGGTTCCTCCAGGCGATCGAGAACGATCCTGAGTCGCTGGCGGCCCTCTCCCGTGAGGATTACGTCCGGGAGGCGGGCACCGAGGGCATCGAGATGATCATGTGGCTGGTGATGCGCGGGGCGATGAGCGAGCGCATCTCTCGAGTCCATGACACCTACCATGTGCCGGCCTCCAACACCGCGGCGGCGCTCGCGCTGTTCCAGGATCTCGGCGACCGGGAGCCAGCGGCGGTGTAA